A window of the Pseudomonas gozinkensis genome harbors these coding sequences:
- a CDS encoding alpha/beta fold hydrolase, whose amino-acid sequence MIRLTAELTPAGTSYLATGVGQPVVLIHGVGLNKEMWGGQIVGLATQYRVIAYDMLGHGASPRPASGTALLGYADQLLELLDHLQLPLASVIGFSMGGLVARAFALHYPDRLKSLVVLNSVFNRSEEQRAGVIARTAQAAEHGPDANAEAALSRWFSREYQAANPAQIAAIRQTLAGNDPQGYLTTYELFATQDMYRADDLGRIQAPTLIATGELDPGSTPEMAEQLAARIPGAKVAVLPEQRHMMPVESPRLVNQTLLEFLDTAHARQNHIKGIVA is encoded by the coding sequence ATGATTCGGCTCACCGCTGAACTCACCCCGGCCGGCACCAGTTATCTGGCGACAGGCGTTGGCCAACCCGTGGTGTTGATCCACGGCGTGGGTCTGAACAAAGAAATGTGGGGCGGCCAGATCGTTGGCCTGGCCACGCAATACCGGGTGATCGCCTACGACATGCTCGGCCATGGCGCCAGCCCGCGACCGGCCAGCGGCACCGCCCTGCTCGGCTATGCCGATCAGTTGCTGGAGCTGCTCGACCACCTGCAATTGCCACTGGCATCGGTGATCGGCTTTTCCATGGGCGGTCTGGTGGCGCGGGCCTTTGCCCTGCATTACCCGGACCGCCTGAAAAGTCTGGTGGTGCTCAACAGCGTGTTCAACCGCAGCGAAGAGCAACGCGCCGGGGTCATCGCCCGCACCGCGCAGGCCGCCGAACACGGGCCCGACGCGAATGCCGAAGCGGCGCTGTCGCGCTGGTTCAGCCGCGAATATCAGGCGGCCAATCCGGCGCAGATCGCCGCGATCCGCCAGACCCTGGCCGGCAATGATCCGCAAGGCTACCTGACCACCTACGAACTGTTCGCCACCCAGGACATGTACCGCGCGGACGACCTGGGCAGGATCCAGGCGCCGACGCTGATCGCCACCGGCGAGCTCGACCCCGGATCGACCCCGGAAATGGCAGAGCAACTGGCCGCGCGCATTCCCGGCGCGAAGGTTGCCGTGCTGCCCGAGCAACGGCATATGATGCCGGTAGAGTCGCCACGGCTGGTGAACCAGACGCTGCTGGAATTTCTCGACACCGCACACGCCCGACAAAACCATATAAAGGGGATCGTTGCATGA